Proteins from a single region of Rhodospirillales bacterium:
- the parC gene encoding DNA topoisomerase IV subunit A, with protein sequence MPQDNSVPDHDVIDQPFGELLSDRYLSYALSTIMSRSLPDVRDGMKPVHRRLMYAMYQLKLGPTGAPKKSARVVGDVIGKFHPHGDTAVYDAMVRLAQDFAQRYPLVDGQGNFGNIDGDNAAAMRYTEARLTTVALLLLDGIEENAVDFRPTYDGSENEPVVLPGGFPNLLANGATGIAVGMATSIPPHNVAELCAAMECILEQKDVSIAELATIVSGPDFPTGGTLIEDHRDIVSAYETGKGAFRVRAKWEREDLGRGKYQIVVNEIPYMVQKSKLIERIAELVTTRKLPMLDDIRDESAEDIRIVLVPKSQNVDPNLLMEALYRNSDLENRFSLNMNVLENGLVPRVMNLKEVLQAWMNHQKEVLVRRSQYRLEKVLHRLEVLEGYLIVYLNIDEVIRIIRFEDDPKAELAKAFKLSEVQVEAILNLRLRRLHKLEEMEIKGEHENLSAERDELVTLIGSDARQWTRIKKQIKALGKQFGQDTALGARRTVIGASPAPVAVDLDEAMIEKEPVTIICSRQGWVRAMKGHGLNARDFKYKDGDREAFVLEAQTTDKLLVFGTNGRFYTVGCDKLPPGRGFGEPLRIMVDLPNDSDIAAMMLHRPGQKILVAATSGHGFIVRSDDVLAQTKNGKQVLNVSGNVEAVLCRAVADGHDHIAVIGKNRKMLVFELAEVPEMGRGKGVILQKYKDGGISDAKTFKWDEGLEFKYGAGMTLVEDINPWVGKRASAGRLPPNGFPKSNKFD encoded by the coding sequence ATGCCGCAGGATAATTCAGTTCCAGATCATGATGTGATTGATCAGCCGTTTGGGGAGTTGCTCTCTGATCGGTATTTGTCCTATGCGCTTTCGACGATTATGAGTCGCAGCCTGCCTGATGTACGCGATGGGATGAAGCCTGTGCACCGGCGTTTGATGTATGCGATGTATCAGCTCAAGCTTGGGCCCACGGGGGCGCCGAAGAAATCTGCGCGCGTGGTGGGCGATGTGATTGGTAAGTTTCACCCTCATGGTGATACGGCTGTATATGATGCGATGGTGCGTTTGGCGCAGGATTTTGCGCAGCGTTATCCGCTGGTCGATGGGCAGGGGAATTTTGGGAATATTGACGGGGATAATGCGGCGGCGATGCGCTATACGGAAGCGCGGTTGACGACGGTCGCTTTGTTGCTTCTGGACGGCATTGAGGAAAATGCGGTAGATTTTCGCCCGACCTATGACGGGTCAGAAAATGAGCCGGTGGTGCTGCCGGGCGGTTTTCCGAATCTTTTGGCCAATGGTGCGACAGGGATTGCCGTGGGGATGGCGACCTCCATTCCGCCGCATAATGTGGCCGAGCTGTGCGCTGCGATGGAGTGCATTTTGGAGCAAAAGGATGTCAGTATTGCGGAGCTGGCGACTATTGTGAGTGGGCCAGATTTTCCAACTGGCGGCACCTTGATCGAAGATCATAGGGATATTGTCAGCGCCTATGAGACGGGAAAAGGGGCTTTCCGCGTTCGTGCGAAGTGGGAACGGGAAGATTTAGGGCGCGGCAAGTATCAGATCGTGGTGAACGAAATTCCCTATATGGTGCAAAAATCCAAGCTGATTGAGCGAATTGCCGAACTGGTGACAACGCGTAAGTTGCCGATGCTTGATGATATTCGTGATGAATCAGCGGAAGATATCCGCATTGTGCTGGTGCCGAAAAGCCAGAATGTTGATCCGAATTTGTTGATGGAGGCGCTTTATCGCAATTCCGATCTGGAGAATCGTTTTAGTCTGAATATGAATGTATTGGAAAACGGTTTAGTGCCGCGGGTGATGAACCTGAAAGAGGTTTTGCAGGCCTGGATGAACCACCAGAAAGAGGTGCTGGTTCGGCGTTCGCAATATCGTCTGGAGAAGGTTTTGCACCGGTTGGAGGTGTTGGAAGGCTATCTGATCGTTTATCTGAATATTGATGAGGTGATCCGGATTATTCGCTTTGAGGATGATCCAAAGGCAGAATTGGCCAAGGCGTTTAAACTTTCCGAGGTGCAGGTTGAAGCGATTTTGAACCTGCGTTTGCGCCGACTTCATAAGCTTGAAGAGATGGAAATAAAGGGTGAGCACGAGAATCTGTCGGCAGAGCGTGATGAGCTTGTGACGCTGATTGGGTCGGATGCGCGTCAGTGGACCCGTATTAAAAAGCAGATTAAGGCGCTGGGTAAGCAGTTTGGGCAGGATACTGCGCTGGGCGCGCGGCGCACGGTGATTGGTGCGTCGCCAGCCCCGGTTGCGGTGGATCTGGATGAGGCAATGATTGAGAAAGAGCCGGTGACAATTATTTGCTCGCGTCAGGGCTGGGTGCGGGCGATGAAGGGCCATGGGCTGAATGCACGCGACTTTAAATATAAAGACGGCGACCGGGAGGCGTTTGTGCTGGAGGCGCAAACGACCGACAAGCTGCTTGTTTTTGGCACGAACGGTCGGTTTTATACGGTGGGTTGTGACAAGTTGCCGCCAGGGCGCGGCTTTGGAGAGCCTTTGAGGATTATGGTCGATTTGCCTAATGACAGCGATATTGCGGCGATGATGCTGCATAGACCGGGGCAGAAGATTCTGGTGGCGGCGACGAGCGGGCATGGCTTTATTGTGAGGAGTGATGACGTGCTGGCCCAGACCAAGAACGGTAAGCAGGTGTTGAATGTGTCGGGCAATGTAGAAGCGGTGCTGTGCCGCGCGGTCGCCGATGGGCACGACCACATCGCGGTGATCGGTAAGAACCGCAAGATGCTGGTGTTTGAGCTGGCTGAGGTGCCGGAAATGGGACGCGGAAAAGGCGTGATCCTGCAGAAATATAAAGATGGCGGGATTAGCGATGCCAAGACCTTTAAATGGGATGAGGGGCTTGAGTTTAAATATGGCGCGGGGATGACTTTGGTTGAGGATATTAATCCGTGGGTGGGTAAGCGCGCCTCCGCGGGCCGTTTGCCGCCGAATGGTTTTCCGAAGAGTAATAAGTTTGATTAG
- the folP gene encoding dihydropteroate synthase: MTRKCADINVSNLHPFAGGPHIMGVVNVTPDSFSDGGKFFNSDKAIAHGLQMLSEGATILDVGGESSRPGAEAIDTEEEISRVVPVIEGLLGKAPWVSIDTRNAKTMEAALNAGANIINDISALSYDPDSLSVAAEAGVPIFLMHMQGTPQIMQKNPLYSNVVKDVSQYLQQRIELCETHRIDVEMLVCDPGIGFGKTLEHNLLLLRNIKEFHGLGVPILLGTSRKSFIGKISNDEPPDDRLAGSLASALYGYSQGVQIFRVHDVAAHVQAFKVFDTIQNV; this comes from the coding sequence ATGACCCGAAAATGCGCCGATATAAATGTTTCAAATCTGCACCCTTTCGCGGGCGGTCCGCATATTATGGGTGTAGTCAATGTGACCCCTGATAGTTTTAGTGATGGTGGTAAATTTTTTAATTCTGACAAGGCGATAGCACATGGTTTGCAGATGTTGTCTGAGGGTGCGACGATTCTGGATGTTGGCGGGGAGTCCTCGAGGCCTGGTGCGGAAGCTATTGATACAGAAGAAGAAATTTCGCGTGTGGTGCCGGTTATTGAAGGGCTGCTTGGTAAAGCGCCGTGGGTCAGTATTGATACGCGCAATGCGAAAACTATGGAAGCCGCACTTAATGCTGGGGCAAATATTATAAATGATATTAGTGCCTTAAGCTATGATCCTGATAGCTTGTCTGTGGCAGCGGAGGCTGGCGTGCCGATCTTTTTGATGCATATGCAGGGAACTCCGCAGATTATGCAGAAAAATCCTTTGTATAGCAATGTTGTAAAAGATGTTTCTCAGTATTTACAGCAACGCATTGAATTATGTGAGACGCACCGTATCGATGTAGAAATGCTTGTTTGTGATCCGGGGATTGGATTTGGCAAAACATTAGAGCATAATCTGTTACTGCTTAGAAATATAAAAGAATTTCATGGTTTGGGGGTGCCTATCCTGCTTGGGACGAGCCGGAAGAGCTTTATTGGTAAAATTTCGAATGATGAACCGCCAGATGACCGTTTAGCAGGTTCATTGGCTTCGGCACTTTATGGATATTCGCAAGGCGTGCAAATTTTCCGCGTGCATGATGTGGCTGCACACGTACAGGCGTTTAAAGTTTTTGATACGATTCAGAATGTGTAA
- the recO gene encoding DNA repair protein RecO — protein sequence MECWQDQGIVLRARAHGEHGAIVSLLTAHHGRAAGYVRGGQGTKLRGSLEVGNLVDVTWQSRTHDGLGAFTLELSKNVSAHLLQEPLKLAALQSACALCDAALPEREAHAGLYHGLQALFETLESDVWGAAYVLWEIALLKELGFSLDLTRCASGNGDENLMYVSPKTGKAVSASAGAPYKGKLLALAGFLKPGGGEMNEKEVMKGLEMTGHFLDTYVFTHHSRGVPDARLIFAQRFAKTLDMQSIGKNEYAAG from the coding sequence ATGGAATGCTGGCAAGATCAAGGGATAGTGCTGCGTGCACGGGCGCATGGGGAGCATGGGGCGATTGTCTCACTGCTGACCGCGCATCATGGACGCGCGGCCGGGTATGTGCGCGGAGGGCAGGGGACGAAGCTGCGCGGGTCTTTGGAGGTCGGCAATCTGGTCGATGTCACGTGGCAAAGCCGTACGCATGATGGGCTGGGGGCTTTCACGCTGGAATTGTCCAAAAATGTGTCGGCGCATCTGTTGCAAGAGCCGTTGAAATTGGCGGCGTTGCAATCGGCGTGCGCTTTGTGTGATGCCGCGTTGCCAGAGCGTGAGGCGCATGCAGGGCTTTATCATGGTTTGCAGGCGTTGTTTGAGACGCTGGAGAGCGATGTGTGGGGCGCAGCGTATGTGTTATGGGAAATTGCACTGCTTAAGGAACTCGGGTTTTCGCTGGATTTGACGCGATGCGCGAGCGGCAATGGTGATGAGAATTTGATGTATGTATCGCCGAAGACGGGCAAGGCGGTGAGCGCGTCGGCAGGGGCGCCCTATAAAGGCAAGTTGTTGGCGTTGGCAGGGTTCTTAAAACCGGGCGGCGGGGAGATGAATGAGAAAGAGGTTATGAAGGGGTTGGAGATGACCGGGCATTTTCTGGACACCTACGTTTTTACGCATCATTCCAGAGGCGTTCCTGATGCACGCTTGATTTTTGCGCAGCGATTTGCCAAAACTCTTGATATGCAATCGATAGGAAAGAATGAGTATGCCGCAGGATAA
- a CDS encoding histidine phosphatase family protein — MIRHGETEANAARIMAGHIDTPLTAKGREQAYNAQKVINTLQVKPAAIFHSHLSRARDTAIIINEALNAPMHEDHDLAEIHAGDWEGAPYEVIAEMFDGWPDVPNGETHIDFFERVKRGKTKALTHSDDPVLIVCHGGVMRAFGEIHGIPTPGKFQNAHLYEFIPKPENLKFPWAVYDYRLCPKLKTLLKSESTIYQI; from the coding sequence ATGATTCGACACGGTGAAACCGAAGCCAACGCCGCGCGTATCATGGCCGGACACATTGACACCCCGCTTACAGCCAAAGGCCGCGAACAGGCATACAACGCCCAAAAAGTTATTAACACACTTCAGGTCAAACCCGCAGCGATCTTCCACAGCCATCTTTCCAGAGCACGCGACACCGCCATCATCATCAATGAGGCTCTGAACGCTCCCATGCATGAAGACCATGATCTGGCTGAAATTCACGCCGGAGATTGGGAAGGTGCACCATATGAGGTAATTGCCGAGATGTTTGACGGCTGGCCCGACGTGCCGAATGGAGAAACGCACATTGACTTCTTTGAACGGGTCAAACGGGGAAAAACAAAGGCTTTAACTCATTCAGATGACCCGGTATTGATTGTATGCCACGGCGGGGTTATGCGCGCTTTTGGTGAAATCCACGGCATCCCCACACCAGGAAAATTCCAGAACGCCCATTTGTATGAATTTATACCTAAGCCGGAAAATCTAAAATTCCCTTGGGCGGTTTATGATTATCGTCTTTGCCCAAAATTAAAAACTTTACTAAAATCAGAATCCACGATTTACCAAATCTAA
- a CDS encoding DUF108 domain-containing protein produces the protein MKIKTVGIAGLGAIGSAVGRALIKGIDGLEWTAASNLETVDEFNVPLVDFKTLAKSCDIIIECLPPSAVPELAKYVFAEQKTLILISSCALLMFPEILNAHKNTHSRILVPSGALAGIDGVKGLKELGIEKSIIASTKKPSGFSGAPYVDKMGINLEQIQAKGIKTKIFEGNALEAAKGFPANVNVAATLSLAGTGPENTQVEIWADPNAKGNTHEINVYGQFSHLNVRITNMPDPANPKSSMLAAQSIVSVLKDMNTALVVL, from the coding sequence ATGAAAATAAAAACAGTCGGTATCGCAGGATTAGGAGCAATCGGCAGCGCCGTAGGCCGTGCTTTAATAAAAGGCATTGACGGCCTTGAATGGACAGCGGCCAGCAATCTGGAAACCGTCGACGAATTCAACGTACCCTTAGTTGATTTTAAAACCCTTGCTAAAAGCTGCGACATCATCATCGAATGCCTGCCGCCATCCGCCGTCCCTGAACTGGCTAAATATGTTTTTGCCGAGCAAAAGACCCTCATTCTGATCTCATCTTGCGCTTTGTTGATGTTTCCTGAAATTTTAAATGCCCACAAAAATACCCACAGTCGCATCCTCGTGCCATCCGGTGCGCTTGCTGGTATTGATGGTGTTAAAGGATTGAAAGAACTAGGAATTGAAAAAAGCATTATTGCATCAACAAAGAAGCCATCAGGTTTCTCCGGTGCCCCCTATGTGGATAAAATGGGGATAAATCTGGAGCAAATTCAAGCCAAAGGGATCAAAACGAAAATTTTCGAAGGCAACGCCTTAGAGGCCGCAAAAGGCTTCCCGGCCAACGTCAATGTCGCCGCAACATTATCGCTGGCCGGCACAGGTCCGGAAAATACACAAGTCGAAATCTGGGCCGACCCGAACGCCAAAGGCAACACTCACGAAATCAATGTTTACGGTCAGTTCAGCCACCTAAACGTGCGCATCACCAATATGCCCGATCCAGCCAATCCGAAAAGCTCAATGCTCGCCGCGCAAAGCATCGTCAGTGTTCTCAAAGATATGAACACAGCTCTGGTTGTCTTATAA